From the Pseudomonas putida genome, one window contains:
- the dsbG gene encoding thiol:disulfide interchange protein DsbG, whose protein sequence is MRLTALLPLSLALLAAPLVQAEDLPKAIQQLQAKGAEIKGSFDAPNGLRGYAAEYQNSALALYLTPDGKHVLVGSLFDEQGKDLSAEPLQKLVYAPMSKEIWAKMEKTAWIADGKDSAPRKVYLFSDPNCPYCNMFWEQARPWVDSGKVQLRHIMVGIIREDSPGKSAALLAAKDPAKALHEHEKAGKASTLKPLDKVPDAVQQKLAANMALMEEMGLQATPAIFYQDEQGNLQSQQGAPRPELLGKILGKR, encoded by the coding sequence ATGCGATTGACTGCCCTGCTGCCCCTGTCCCTGGCCCTGCTGGCCGCCCCGCTGGTGCAGGCCGAAGACCTGCCCAAGGCGATCCAGCAACTGCAAGCCAAGGGCGCCGAAATCAAGGGCAGCTTCGATGCGCCCAACGGCCTGCGCGGCTATGCCGCCGAGTACCAGAACAGTGCCCTGGCGCTGTACCTGACGCCAGACGGCAAGCACGTGCTGGTCGGCAGCCTGTTCGACGAGCAGGGCAAGGACCTCAGCGCCGAGCCGCTGCAGAAGCTGGTGTACGCGCCAATGAGCAAAGAGATCTGGGCAAAGATGGAGAAAACCGCCTGGATCGCCGACGGCAAGGACAGTGCGCCGCGCAAGGTGTACCTGTTCAGCGACCCCAACTGTCCGTACTGCAACATGTTCTGGGAACAGGCGCGGCCTTGGGTGGACTCGGGCAAGGTGCAGTTGCGCCATATCATGGTCGGTATCATCCGCGAGGACAGCCCGGGCAAGTCGGCAGCCCTGCTGGCAGCCAAGGACCCGGCCAAGGCGCTGCATGAGCACGAGAAAGCGGGCAAGGCGAGTACCTTGAAGCCGCTGGACAAGGTGCCAGATGCCGTGCAGCAGAAGCTGGCGGCGAACATGGCGCTGATGGAGGAGATGGGGCTGCAGGCGACCCCGGCGATTTTCTATCAGGATGAGCAGGGCAACCTGCAGAGCCAGCAAGGCGCACCGCGGCCCGAATTGCTCGGGAAAATTCTCGGCAAGCGCTGA
- a CDS encoding TlpA family protein disulfide reductase, which translates to MLTVTLGPLTMALNHLLMLAALGVACLVGWWVARRGGESPESALFNLFLVGLLCARIGFVLAYWPMYRDDLVQVIDIRDGGFLLWSGLVGIVLATLWQGWRQPGLRRPLGWALFSGALFWGLTSLGSHLYSKGTALPELSLRNATGQSVALHSYRGKPLVINIWATWCPPCRREMPVLQQAQGEYPHVTFIFVNQGETPENVTTFLATTGLSLTHVLFDGTGALAQRVGSMALPTTLFYDADGRLIGSHLGELSRASLRHALEPFERAKAPAPAAQGN; encoded by the coding sequence ATGCTGACGGTAACCCTTGGGCCGCTGACCATGGCCCTCAACCACCTGCTGATGCTCGCCGCCCTCGGCGTCGCCTGCCTGGTTGGCTGGTGGGTCGCCCGGCGGGGCGGTGAAAGCCCGGAATCGGCGCTGTTCAATCTGTTCCTGGTCGGCCTGCTGTGCGCCCGCATAGGTTTCGTGCTGGCCTACTGGCCGATGTACCGCGACGACCTGGTGCAAGTCATCGACATCCGCGACGGCGGCTTCCTGCTCTGGTCGGGCCTGGTCGGCATCGTCCTCGCCACCCTCTGGCAGGGCTGGCGCCAGCCGGGTCTGCGGCGCCCGCTGGGCTGGGCACTGTTCAGCGGTGCGCTGTTCTGGGGCCTGACCAGCCTGGGCAGCCACCTGTACAGCAAGGGCACCGCACTGCCCGAACTGAGCCTGCGCAATGCCACTGGCCAGTCCGTGGCCCTGCACAGCTACCGTGGCAAACCGCTGGTGATCAATATCTGGGCCACCTGGTGCCCGCCATGCCGCCGCGAAATGCCGGTGCTGCAACAGGCCCAGGGCGAATACCCCCATGTGACCTTCATCTTCGTCAATCAGGGCGAGACGCCGGAAAACGTCACGACCTTCCTCGCCACCACCGGGCTGAGCCTGACCCATGTGCTGTTCGACGGCACCGGCGCGCTGGCCCAGCGGGTCGGTTCGATGGCCCTGCCCACCACGCTGTTCTACGACGCCGACGGCCGCCTGATCGGCAGCCATCTCGGCGAGCTGTCGCGGGCCAGCCTGCGTCATGCCCTGGAACCTTTCGAGCGGGCCAAGGCGCCCGCCCCTGCCGCACAAGGAAACTGA
- the dsbD gene encoding protein-disulfide reductase DsbD, whose product MRILLLFLTFLLAGPLQANPFDVKPDFLPVNQAFVLTHDRQADGQMRLYFQIKQGYYLYQKRLKFDGLTAEQQPQLPPALNHHDEFFGDSAVYRDQLELLIPANAQGQLRLGWQGCADAGLCYPPQTTAIDLGGSATPATEQASDQALASGLQNASLAWSLLAFFGLGLLLAFTPCSLPMLPILAGLVLGNGASARRGWLLAGVYVLSMAMVYAALGVVAALLGASLQAWLQQPWLLGSLAGLFILLALPMFGAFELQLPAALRDRLDRAGQGTRGGNLYGAALLGALSGLLLGPCMTAPLAGALLFIAQSGDVLQGALVLFSLGLGMGVPLLLLVTLGNRYLPRPGAWMNRVKGVFGFVFLAMALYTVRSLLAAPVLLALSGAWLIALGWAMWPALQRLPALRAVPLLGALWGGLLLVGAAAGGDDLWQPLRPFAGGTAVATGQKADEHFVTVSSPEALQRELDAAKARGQWVMVDYYADWCVSCKVMEKQVFTRPDVQTSLAGVHLLRLDVTADSAASRALLQRYQVPGPPSIIWLGPEGEERRARRITGEVDAAAFLQHWTQTRSQG is encoded by the coding sequence ATGCGCATTCTCCTGCTCTTCCTGACGTTCCTCCTGGCCGGCCCGTTGCAGGCCAACCCGTTTGACGTCAAACCGGACTTCCTGCCAGTCAACCAAGCGTTCGTGCTGACCCACGACCGCCAGGCCGATGGACAGATGCGCCTGTACTTCCAGATCAAGCAGGGGTACTACCTTTACCAGAAGCGCCTGAAATTCGACGGCTTGACTGCCGAGCAGCAGCCGCAACTCCCCCCCGCCCTCAATCACCATGACGAGTTCTTTGGTGACAGCGCGGTCTACCGCGACCAGCTCGAACTGCTGATCCCGGCCAATGCCCAAGGCCAGTTGCGCCTCGGCTGGCAGGGCTGTGCCGATGCTGGCCTGTGCTACCCACCGCAGACCACCGCCATCGACTTGGGCGGCAGCGCGACGCCGGCCACCGAACAAGCCAGCGACCAGGCACTGGCCAGCGGCCTGCAGAACGCCAGCCTGGCCTGGAGCCTGCTGGCGTTCTTCGGCCTCGGCCTGCTGCTGGCTTTCACCCCTTGCTCGCTGCCGATGCTTCCGATCCTCGCTGGCCTGGTCCTGGGCAACGGCGCCAGCGCCCGGCGTGGCTGGCTGCTGGCCGGGGTGTATGTGCTGAGCATGGCGATGGTGTATGCGGCCCTGGGTGTGGTCGCGGCATTGCTGGGGGCCAGCCTGCAGGCGTGGCTGCAGCAACCTTGGCTGCTGGGCAGCCTGGCCGGCTTGTTCATCCTCCTCGCCCTGCCCATGTTCGGCGCCTTCGAGCTGCAACTACCGGCGGCCCTGCGCGATCGCCTCGACCGCGCCGGCCAAGGCACCCGTGGTGGCAACCTGTACGGCGCAGCGCTGTTGGGCGCCCTTTCCGGCCTGCTGCTCGGCCCCTGCATGACCGCGCCGCTGGCGGGTGCGCTGCTGTTCATCGCGCAAAGCGGCGATGTGCTGCAAGGCGCGCTGGTGCTGTTCAGCCTCGGCCTGGGCATGGGCGTGCCGCTGCTGTTGCTGGTGACCCTGGGCAACCGTTACCTGCCACGCCCGGGCGCATGGATGAACCGGGTCAAGGGGGTGTTCGGCTTCGTGTTCCTGGCCATGGCCCTGTACACCGTGCGCAGCCTGCTCGCCGCCCCCGTGTTGCTGGCACTGAGCGGTGCATGGCTGATCGCCCTGGGCTGGGCCATGTGGCCGGCCCTACAGCGCTTGCCGGCGCTACGTGCCGTACCGTTGCTGGGCGCCTTATGGGGTGGCCTGCTGCTGGTCGGCGCTGCTGCAGGGGGCGACGATCTGTGGCAACCGTTGCGACCGTTCGCCGGTGGCACCGCAGTCGCTACCGGGCAGAAGGCCGACGAGCACTTCGTCACGGTCAGCAGCCCTGAAGCCCTGCAACGCGAGCTGGATGCCGCCAAGGCCCGCGGCCAGTGGGTGATGGTCGACTACTACGCCGACTGGTGCGTGTCGTGCAAGGTCATGGAAAAGCAGGTGTTCACCCGCCCCGACGTGCAAACCAGCCTGGCCGGCGTGCACCTGCTGCGCCTGGACGTGACCGCCGATTCTGCCGCCAGCCGCGCCCTGCTGCAGCGCTACCAGGTACCCGGCCCGCCCAGCATCATCTGGCTCGGCCCGGAAGGCGAAGAGCGCCGCGCCCGGCGCATCACCGGCGAGGTGGATGCCGCCGCGTTCCTGCAACACTGGACCCAGACCCGGAGCCAAGGCTGA